A part of Neoarius graeffei isolate fNeoGra1 chromosome 8, fNeoGra1.pri, whole genome shotgun sequence genomic DNA contains:
- the LOC132890361 gene encoding uncharacterized protein LOC132890361 → MLYTELTLKMITLMWITVMLFNQTDSAQINDLNQPNPVIAAGVGENVTLRCFKLLKENSGTIIWFKQKVGQEPQVMVAVQHEPKYIDEFKPPKFSIEKEKAGFHLKIVNVEPSDEALYYCGLLYFCGHSTSFEKGTFLSVKGDGDVKVSVIQSGVLDSVPAGASVTLQCSVRSESRAAEHQVLWFRAASPQSHPQIIYTHHNSSRQCESGSSTHTCVYDFSKNILSINDTGTYYCAVAVCGKIIFGNGTRVQLENSPNPEVIYFAVVVAVCVVVIFAQAFIICKMRSCKQIRVRSQQDCVAEETPNQGHDAVELNYVSLHFKKNKTKRVTRKREKPDCIYSDVASGT, encoded by the exons atgctgtacaCAGAGCTCACACTGAAGATGATCACACTGATGTGGATCACAGTGATGCTTTTTAATCAAACTG ATTCTGCACAGATAAATGACCTCAATCAGCCGAACCCAGTGATCGCTGCTGGTGTTGGTGAGAACGTGACTCTGCGCTGCTTTAAACTGCTGAAGGAAAACAGTGGAACTATCATCTGGTTCAAGCAAAAAGTCGGACAGGAGCCTCAGGTAATGGTGGCTGTTCAACATGAACCCAAATATATAGATGAGTTCAAGCCACCAAAATTCAGCATCGAGAAAGAAAAAGCGGGCTTCCATTTGAAAATTGTTAACGTGGAACCATCAGATGAAGCCTTGTATTACTGTGGACTTTTGTATTTCTGTGGACATTCAACAAGTTTTGAAAAAGGAACCTTTTTATCAGTGAAAg GTGATGGAGATGTAAAAGTGTCAGTGATCCAGAGCGGCGTGTTGGACTCGGTTCCTGCAGGAGCGTCAGTGACTCTGCAGTGCTCAGTTCGCTCTGAGAGCAGAGCAGCAGAACACCAAGTGCTCTGGTTCAGAGCTGCTTCACCACAATCCCATCCTCAAATCATTTACACTCATCACAACAGCAGCCGTCAGTGTGAGAGCGGCTCTTCTACACACACCTGTGTGTACGACTTCTCCAAGAACATCCTCAGCATCAATGATACTGGAACTTACTACTGCGCTGTGGCCGTGTGTGGGAAGATCATTTTTGGGAATGGGACACGAGTACAGTTGGAGAACTCTCCAAA TCCTGAAGTGATCTACTTCGCAGTGGTGGTGGCAGTGTGTGTGGTTGTGATCTTTGCTCAAGCTTTTATAATCTGTAAAATGAGGAGCTGCAAACAAATCAGAG TGAGATCTCAACAAGATTGTGTGGCCGAGGAAACACCCAATCAG GGTCATGATGCAGTGGAGCTGAATTACGTGTCTTTACATTTCAAAAAGAACAAAACGAAAAGGGTgacaagaaagagagaaaaacctGATTGTATTTATTCTGATGTGGCTTCTGGTACCTAG